One genomic region from Bacillus aquiflavi encodes:
- a CDS encoding CdiA family toxin C-terminal domain-containing protein, translated as MELGTVNGRLVEGTASNGLKFRGYLNNAGEISNFYPILD; from the coding sequence ATGGAACTCGGAACGGTAAATGGAAGATTAGTAGAAGGGACGGCTTCTAATGGATTAAAATTTAGAGGTTACTTAAATAATGCTGGGGAAATAAGTAATTTTTACCCGATTTTAGATTAA
- a CDS encoding fumarate hydratase yields MNIEKFQESMYKLIVETSTNLPKDVRRAVQAAKVRENAGTRSAMSLDTITNNIQMADENVSPICQDTGLPTFKIKTPVGVNQLEIKAAIQQAIAEATKDGKLRPNSVDSLTGENSGNNLGGGTPVIKFEQWEKDYIDVRLILKGGGCENKNIQYSLPCELEGLGRAGRDLDGIRKCILHSVYQAQGQGCSAGFIGVGIGGDRSSGYDLAKEQLFRSNDDVNPNEDLRKLEEYIMENANKLGIGTMGFGGETTLLGCKIGVMNRIPASFFVSVAYNCWAFRRLGVEVNPETGAINKWLYQDGEKIDFAAKESESEVAATSENRIVTLEAPVTEEQIRELKVGDVVQINGMMYTGRDAIHKYLTDHDSPVDLNGQIIYHCGPVMLKDEDGKWHVKAAGPTTSIREEPYQGDIMKKFGIRAVIGKGGMGPKTLAALKEHGGVYLNAIGGAAQYYADCIKSVEGVDLTEFGIPEAMWHLKVEGFTAVVTMDSHGNSLHEDVDKSSLEKLAQFKEPVFK; encoded by the coding sequence GTGAATATTGAAAAGTTTCAAGAAAGTATGTACAAATTAATTGTTGAAACATCTACTAATCTTCCAAAGGATGTACGTCGTGCTGTTCAAGCTGCTAAAGTGCGTGAAAATGCTGGCACTCGTTCAGCAATGAGCTTAGATACGATTACAAATAATATTCAAATGGCTGATGAAAACGTTTCACCTATTTGTCAAGATACTGGGTTACCAACTTTTAAAATTAAAACTCCTGTTGGTGTAAATCAATTAGAAATAAAAGCTGCGATTCAACAAGCGATTGCTGAAGCAACGAAAGATGGAAAGCTTCGTCCGAACTCTGTCGATTCTTTAACAGGTGAAAATAGTGGAAACAACTTAGGCGGTGGCACACCTGTTATTAAATTTGAACAGTGGGAAAAAGATTACATCGACGTTCGTCTTATTTTAAAAGGCGGTGGCTGTGAAAATAAAAATATTCAATATAGTTTACCTTGTGAGCTTGAAGGCTTAGGAAGAGCCGGCCGTGATTTAGATGGCATCCGGAAATGTATTTTACATTCAGTATATCAAGCTCAAGGACAAGGTTGCAGTGCTGGCTTTATCGGGGTAGGAATCGGAGGCGATCGTTCTTCAGGCTATGATTTAGCGAAAGAACAGCTTTTCCGTTCAAACGATGATGTGAATCCAAATGAAGACTTACGCAAACTTGAAGAGTATATTATGGAAAATGCAAATAAGCTTGGTATCGGCACAATGGGATTTGGTGGAGAAACTACTTTACTCGGATGTAAAATTGGTGTGATGAATAGAATTCCAGCGAGCTTTTTCGTTTCAGTAGCATATAATTGCTGGGCATTTAGACGTCTAGGAGTGGAAGTGAATCCTGAAACAGGTGCGATTAATAAATGGCTATATCAAGATGGTGAAAAAATTGATTTTGCCGCTAAGGAATCTGAAAGTGAAGTGGCAGCTACTTCTGAAAATCGTATCGTAACATTAGAAGCACCTGTTACGGAAGAACAAATCCGCGAATTAAAAGTCGGTGACGTTGTTCAGATTAATGGCATGATGTATACAGGTCGTGATGCAATCCATAAATATTTAACAGATCATGATTCTCCTGTAGATTTAAATGGTCAAATTATTTATCATTGCGGTCCAGTCATGTTAAAAGACGAAGATGGAAAATGGCATGTGAAAGCGGCAGGTCCAACTACAAGTATTCGTGAAGAGCCTTACCAAGGTGATATTATGAAGAAATTCGGTATTCGTGCAGTTATTGGTAAAGGTGGAATGGGACCGAAAACACTTGCAGCTCTAAAAGAACATGGCGGTGTCTACTTAAATGCAATTGGTGGAGCTGCCCAATACTATGCTGATTGTATTAAATCAGTTGAAGGTGTAGATTTAACCGAATTCGGTATTCCAGAAGCGATGTGGCACTTAAAAGTAGAAGGCTTTACTGCCGTAGTAACAATGGACTCTCACGGTAACAGCCTGCATGAAGATGTGGATAAATCATCATTAGAAAAATTAGCTCAATTTAAAGAGCCAGTTTTTAAATAA
- a CDS encoding CdiA family toxin C-terminal domain-containing protein, whose product MRLAEEQIYRISGGKVSVGVGGTGKKASGAKNSQFGDNAKNHLKNVENINKKGVVGGHNADVFYTALKSQGVDVDDLVVSKKPHPSIEGIYEVEYRIPRKDMACNTAKPITYRNIRDPKTIYNPAIIHDDLIYAWG is encoded by the coding sequence GTGAGATTAGCTGAAGAGCAAATTTATCGGATTAGCGGGGGCAAAGTGTCGGTAGGTGTGGGTGGAACTGGTAAGAAGGCTAGTGGGGCTAAAAATTCCCAATTTGGAGATAATGCTAAAAATCACCTGAAAAATGTAGAGAATATAAACAAAAAAGGCGTAGTTGGTGGACATAATGCGGATGTATTTTACACTGCTTTAAAAAGTCAAGGTGTTGATGTAGATGACTTAGTGGTTTCCAAGAAACCGCACCCTTCTATTGAAGGAATTTATGAAGTCGAATATAGAATACCTAGAAAAGATATGGCTTGTAATACTGCTAAACCAATTACATATAGGAATATTAGAGATCCTAAAACAATATATAATCCAGCAATAATCCATGATGATTTAATTTATGCATGGGGATAG
- a CDS encoding immunity 50 family protein — MINEFKFLNPQALTNIFGKIPTFEKAELLDIQLNRDGPILSMRLMTKDQVKIKPKRWNKWDVVYIELFFFSIRNLEISRFGTNNLINEFIVIDKCGDGLLEIKCDNQLQIKAIFDWGKVEKVTPGLLGLP, encoded by the coding sequence GTGATTAATGAATTTAAATTTTTAAATCCTCAAGCACTGACTAATATTTTTGGAAAGATTCCAACATTTGAAAAAGCAGAGTTATTAGATATTCAGTTGAATAGAGATGGTCCGATTTTATCTATGAGATTGATGACAAAGGATCAAGTAAAAATAAAACCAAAGCGATGGAATAAATGGGATGTTGTTTATATAGAATTATTTTTTTTTTCCATCCGTAATTTAGAAATAAGCCGTTTTGGAACTAATAATTTAATTAATGAATTTATAGTAATAGATAAATGTGGAGACGGATTATTAGAAATTAAGTGCGATAATCAATTGCAAATAAAGGCCATATTTGACTGGGGTAAAGTAGAAAAAGTAACACCTGGCTTATTAGGATTACCTTAA
- a CDS encoding YfkD famly protein, with amino-acid sequence MKKSLIALLSIIFMLSFISTPMSAEKAEKQKKSVKYEIPNSVMNIAKENTYPNPTQDLPQLQPSEFTQELLHSTKIKIENPDLIKMLNESNVNSTPFALGYKATIYLGQWPLNYESIETSPNWEYQKINTNYQDNRGGNSPFQIHYVQEVQKVVKGGLTAKVPNSEDVKKMMLLKAAEKTGLPLSFETIIGGGTKKDHIYNIPANRLGYLYAYAPAINEKGKVTYGEVYLVLKGNKRMVVVKNVISQGVGAWIPVQDHISFAFVATEQPR; translated from the coding sequence TTGAAAAAATCACTTATCGCTCTTTTAAGTATTATTTTTATGCTCTCGTTCATATCGACACCTATGTCAGCGGAAAAAGCGGAAAAACAGAAAAAATCGGTTAAGTATGAAATCCCAAATTCAGTTATGAACATTGCAAAGGAAAACACATATCCCAATCCTACACAAGATTTGCCGCAGCTGCAGCCGAGTGAGTTTACCCAAGAACTACTTCATTCAACAAAAATTAAAATTGAAAACCCTGATTTAATTAAAATGTTAAATGAATCTAATGTTAATAGTACTCCATTTGCTCTTGGCTATAAGGCAACGATTTATTTAGGGCAATGGCCGTTAAATTATGAGTCAATTGAAACATCTCCTAATTGGGAGTACCAAAAGATTAATACAAACTATCAAGATAATCGCGGAGGAAATTCACCATTTCAAATACATTACGTTCAAGAGGTCCAAAAGGTCGTTAAAGGAGGACTTACAGCAAAAGTTCCTAATTCTGAAGATGTAAAAAAAATGATGCTACTAAAAGCAGCAGAGAAGACTGGTTTGCCTCTTTCGTTTGAGACAATTATTGGCGGAGGAACAAAAAAAGATCATATTTATAACATACCTGCCAACCGACTAGGTTATTTATACGCTTATGCTCCAGCAATTAATGAAAAGGGAAAAGTCACATATGGAGAAGTTTATCTTGTATTAAAGGGAAATAAAAGGATGGTTGTCGTTAAAAACGTCATTTCACAAGGAGTCGGTGCTTGGATTCCAGTGCAAGATCATATTTCATTTGCATTTGTTGCAACAGAGCAGCCGCGATAG
- the pdaA gene encoding delta-lactam-biosynthetic de-N-acetylase, giving the protein MKKYLIGFIFVCLFLFGFNTAFSMSNKAIHWGFKKAENEQPAEAGKVLDDLLEKYGAFYKGDSSKKEIYLTFDNGYENGYTEKFLNVLKKEKVPATFFVTGHYLRTAPELVKRMKKEGHIIGNHSWHHPDLTTVSNERLRQELEKVRAETERLTGERTMVYLRPPRGIFSERTLALTKEEGYTHVLWSLAFIDWHVDQQKGWKYSYDQIMKQIHPGAVLLLHTVSKDNADALEKAIQDLKKKGYTFKSLDDLVMGKAMHKNILR; this is encoded by the coding sequence ATGAAGAAATATTTAATTGGGTTTATTTTTGTATGTTTATTTTTATTTGGCTTTAATACAGCTTTTAGTATGTCTAATAAGGCGATTCATTGGGGATTCAAGAAAGCAGAGAATGAACAGCCTGCCGAGGCAGGGAAGGTGTTAGATGATCTTCTTGAAAAATATGGAGCCTTCTACAAAGGGGACTCCAGCAAAAAAGAGATTTATTTAACCTTTGATAATGGTTATGAAAATGGTTATACTGAAAAATTTTTAAATGTATTAAAGAAAGAAAAAGTACCAGCAACTTTTTTTGTAACGGGTCATTATTTACGGACTGCACCGGAATTAGTGAAACGAATGAAAAAAGAAGGCCATATCATCGGCAATCATTCTTGGCATCATCCTGATTTAACGACAGTGTCAAACGAGCGTTTACGACAAGAATTAGAAAAAGTGAGAGCGGAAACTGAACGGCTGACGGGAGAACGAACAATGGTTTATTTACGTCCGCCGCGAGGGATTTTTAGCGAAAGAACATTGGCACTTACTAAAGAAGAAGGATATACTCACGTATTATGGTCATTAGCTTTTATAGACTGGCATGTTGATCAGCAAAAAGGGTGGAAATATTCATATGATCAAATAATGAAACAAATTCATCCTGGAGCAGTTCTTCTGCTTCATACAGTTTCAAAGGATAATGCCGATGCGCTCGAAAAGGCGATTCAAGATTTAAAAAAGAAAGGCTACACGTTCAAAAGCTTGGATGATTTAGTGATGGGAAAAGCAATGCATAAAAACATACTGCGATAA
- a CDS encoding OsmC family protein, with protein MKFNMDEFGFNCELPYGCLNVSGDEKHGFRPDQLLVSSIAVCSGEVLRRVLKGMRLEVENIQIETSTEHNKAQANRIEKICTHFILTGGNLPKEKIEKALQLTKKNCPMAQSVIGSIELVQTFEVV; from the coding sequence TTGAAATTTAATATGGATGAGTTTGGTTTTAATTGTGAGCTGCCATACGGTTGCTTAAATGTATCTGGAGATGAGAAGCATGGTTTTCGCCCTGATCAGTTGCTTGTTTCTTCTATTGCAGTATGCAGTGGAGAAGTATTGCGCCGTGTTTTAAAAGGGATGCGTCTTGAAGTTGAAAATATTCAAATAGAAACGAGTACTGAGCACAATAAAGCTCAGGCAAATCGAATTGAAAAAATTTGTACTCATTTTATTTTAACAGGAGGAAACTTACCGAAAGAAAAAATTGAAAAGGCGCTTCAGCTAACAAAGAAAAACTGTCCGATGGCTCAATCGGTAATTGGGAGCATTGAATTGGTCCAAACGTTTGAAGTGGTGTAA
- a CDS encoding DNA-3-methyladenine glycosylase family protein — MWEEKIRISGPYDFNQVLRRLSIDPLHSIDHTKRIIKVPIYVHHKPMVVTVQGIGTIDKPIFLLQGEEEEEKEAAIERVCEIFHFKTSITAIHEHFQGTDLQHIFVEHYGTPLVLDFDPYSCLLKCIIHQQLNMTFAHTLSERFVKTFGTEIHGAWFYPQPAQLAHLQVEQLRELQFSGRKAEYVLGIAKKTASGELDFNRLKTMSDEAVFNELIKIRGVGPWTIENFLMFGLGRPNLFPKADIGIQNALRKQYNLDRKPTYEEMEQYSKEWEPYLSYASLYLWRSIE, encoded by the coding sequence GTGTGGGAGGAAAAAATTCGAATAAGCGGTCCATACGATTTTAATCAAGTGTTAAGGCGCCTGTCTATTGATCCGCTTCATTCTATTGATCATACTAAGCGAATAATAAAGGTACCGATTTATGTTCATCATAAGCCGATGGTTGTTACTGTTCAAGGAATAGGAACGATTGACAAACCGATTTTTCTTTTACAAGGAGAGGAAGAAGAAGAAAAAGAAGCAGCAATAGAGCGTGTTTGTGAAATTTTCCATTTTAAGACATCAATAACAGCGATTCATGAACACTTTCAGGGGACTGATTTGCAACATATATTTGTTGAGCATTACGGGACACCACTTGTACTAGATTTTGATCCGTACAGTTGTTTACTAAAATGTATTATACATCAGCAATTGAACATGACGTTTGCACATACTCTATCAGAGCGGTTTGTTAAAACTTTTGGCACAGAAATTCACGGCGCATGGTTTTATCCACAACCAGCGCAATTAGCTCATTTGCAAGTTGAACAGTTGCGTGAATTACAATTTAGCGGGCGAAAAGCTGAATATGTTCTCGGGATTGCAAAAAAGACAGCAAGTGGAGAGCTTGATTTTAATCGCTTAAAAACAATGTCAGATGAAGCTGTTTTTAATGAACTCATTAAAATTAGAGGCGTTGGGCCATGGACAATTGAAAACTTTTTAATGTTTGGTCTTGGCCGCCCGAATCTATTCCCAAAAGCGGATATCGGAATTCAAAATGCTTTAAGGAAACAATACAACCTGGATCGAAAGCCCACTTATGAAGAAATGGAACAATACAGCAAAGAGTGGGAGCCATATTTAAGCTATGCCTCTCTTTATTTATGGAGAAGTATCGAATAA
- a CDS encoding contact-dependent growth inhibition system immunity protein produces the protein MKTLKELYNLSYDESNFGSGLIKWYNSLINKKIEELTVTDISKMIRQDILKNLALEKSIDLFILNPYDGEYQDGELLKLILSSVNINKLSINKLNMLNDKVTELKQSYLEFDWEDEDIKQMYGKNLDEQKEKIKKAYDS, from the coding sequence ATGAAAACATTAAAAGAATTATATAATTTATCTTATGATGAATCAAATTTTGGTAGTGGATTAATAAAATGGTATAATTCCCTAATAAATAAAAAAATAGAGGAATTAACTGTAACAGATATATCCAAAATGATTAGACAAGATATTTTAAAAAATTTAGCACTAGAAAAATCTATAGATTTATTTATTCTTAATCCTTACGATGGAGAATATCAGGACGGTGAATTATTGAAGTTGATACTTTCGTCTGTTAATATAAATAAATTAAGTATAAACAAATTGAATATGCTAAATGATAAAGTTACAGAACTAAAACAGTCGTACTTAGAATTTGACTGGGAAGACGAAGATATTAAACAAATGTATGGAAAAAATTTAGATGAACAAAAAGAAAAAATAAAAAAAGCTTATGACAGCTAG
- a CDS encoding HNH/endonuclease VII fold putative polymorphic toxin translates to MSKLSLRTVKDTGKKFIQKELERIRQFIDTYSPFIGNRLMPAYATGVVGTRGVRLAEEQIYRISGGRTGAGKKTGKLINASISHESRSASLKEIKRKLNIPKSQHPINQRMVPLKHSNGNWILDSNKRPIMTRELTYEINGKKIVIQDHSVGHDFGGIGNQPSHHNVRPIENTRTGKVEGMEDHYYFKKRNKK, encoded by the coding sequence ATGTCAAAACTGTCTCTCCGGACAGTGAAAGATACAGGAAAGAAATTCATCCAAAAAGAGCTAGAAAGAATTCGCCAGTTCATCGATACATATTCCCCATTCATCGGAAACCGCCTCATGCCTGCATATGCGACAGGTGTGGTCGGAACGCGCGGGGTGAGATTAGCTGAAGAGCAAATTTATCGGATTAGCGGGGGAAGAACTGGGGCAGGGAAGAAGACAGGAAAGCTTATTAATGCAAGTATATCCCATGAATCTAGAAGTGCTAGTTTAAAAGAAATTAAAAGAAAATTGAATATCCCAAAATCCCAACATCCAATTAATCAAAGAATGGTACCTCTAAAACATAGTAATGGAAATTGGATTCTAGATTCTAATAAGCGACCCATCATGACTAGGGAATTAACCTATGAAATTAATGGAAAAAAGATTGTAATTCAAGATCACTCGGTAGGTCATGATTTTGGAGGTATTGGAAATCAACCCTCTCATCATAATGTAAGACCTATAGAAAATACTAGGACTGGTAAAGTAGAGGGGATGGAAGACCATTATTATTTCAAAAAAAGAAATAAAAAATAG
- a CDS encoding SE1561 family protein yields the protein MGSPIQDKDRQLDYLKQRLQMFMNLLDAINPEETNLEDIDRLITIIDELEMKCREFQNREA from the coding sequence ATGGGAAGTCCGATACAAGATAAAGATAGACAGCTTGACTATTTAAAACAACGCTTACAAATGTTTATGAACTTATTAGATGCGATCAATCCAGAGGAGACAAACCTTGAAGACATTGATCGTTTAATTACGATCATTGACGAGTTGGAAATGAAGTGTCGGGAATTTCAAAATCGAGAAGCATAG